A window of Nymphalis io chromosome 18, ilAglIoxx1.1, whole genome shotgun sequence genomic DNA:
aattaatcaaatacaattaaatgtatgcAAATTAATGGGATATCAACGGACGTTCCACGATTTTTATCGcatatataatcttgtgttgagATTTTTTGAGATGAGATCCAAATTTATTGAATGACAAACATTCAATCATTCAATCATCGGATCATTAATGGTTCGATTTGTCTTGTTACATTATAGATACCAAAAATAATAGCCCCACTTTGTTTCCATTTATTCTTAAATGTAAGGTTTTTCAAATTACTGTGTAATTTTGTATTCTTAACAATCAATTCACGTAAGATCTTATAATTATACTGATTGCCTTTAACATGTCATTTTCAGTGTTTCTTAACATGTGTCAACGGTTTATCGTTGAACTGTGGTGACTAAGAAAATTGATAATCGTggaatattctatatttaaatatcttaagctTTTGAAAAGGATGATAAATGTACAGACcactaatgtttgtttatagatGCTGTACGAAGACTTCCTCCCCTCTTAAAGTAATTTCGTGATTGGTGTCAGAATGTCagccgacacatgcaggtttcctcacgtcttTTTTCTTCAACACCATGGTACAGTACTATAACAAATAAAGTATATGAAAATCAATCGttgtttatgtttaaaacagctgtcttataataaatactaaggcaaaaaaaatgttcccatactaaaaaatattaaatactcttAACTTTacgaataaaacaatttatacgttgattaaaaaaatcttaagaaaGGTGACGTAATACTtactgtcaataaaaaaaaaatataaataaaaaagtttttttttaatttcttattttttatttaaatatttcttattttaatttgtatccaaatttattatttgtatatcattTGTGTTTTCGTAATTGTAGTTGGGAATTGTGTGTACCAAgtaaatgtatgttatgtacagctgttggagatccaaataaaatttatttataaacaaataaagcgtatcattataatttgtattcctGAATTTGTAAATAAGAGTTATTACTAAGTTTAAGTGCAGTGGCAAGATGAGTCGATGACGTAGTCGAAGTTGGGCGTCGAATGTGGACCAGATTGGCACAGGACTGAGGCAGATGGCTTGCGAGTGGAGCCtatacccagcagtgggataaaGAAGGCAGCCAGGCAGGGATgatgatttctttatatatttattttttattgtttatttaaggtGGCAAACGAGCAGAAAGCTCCCCCGATGGAAAGTGACTTCCACCGCCCATGGAATGATGATGACTACGATTATTCCAAACCGATGATAgccttacatttaatttatcttgtattaAAAGGCGGatatgtaagaaatagttaatatttcttatatcgccaaagTGCGCTGGACTATTTGcctataatatgttaaaaaaagtatagtttatattttgattaatgacTCGTTGCCCGCggtattataaaacttatatatacgGGATATGGTATTGGATACCACGTATGACGctctttgtaataatattatacaataatgtaatacatacttatattttctCTCGATGCATTATACGATAAAAGTGTAAAAGACCTACATaagaaacaatatataatatagctaaaaaaaagatagatactcttatctatacttatactaacaataataatatactccCAAACTGTATGCCATGCGAACAAAGCTTTGGTTTCagttagttataatataaaagtcaaaatgttgatgataaatgattaaaaatcgtaactcatattatattaaaacacaaaaaataactaaaaaacatGATAGAAAAAAATTCTCTGCGAAAAATTGCTATTTAGCAACAACCAGCACACAGCTTACACACCCGTAGCACACAATTGGTTTGTTATCCCACAGGAAGCGAGTCTTTAATcactacaaattataataaaagcgggtgcttttattataattcataaagaaggttaatatgtataaataattaattatggtaTTGTGAAATTTGGCCGAAACAAAACGAAAAATCTTGAACATGTCGAAAACAACCATGCCTATTGGGAGATCGGCCCCTATGAGATGCCCTTGGCTCAGGACATGTAGGTTGGAGATCGTTTCCGCTCGTATGgatataattgtgttttttttcaaCCATTGATAATGTAATGTTAGGCCAGTACTTGACTTAATCTTATTCGAATCATTTGTAAAAAGGGAAAAGTAAAGGGCGTCGTATacagcaaaaaaataattcctCTACGCTATTTTATAGGCATAATGCAACAAACGCAAATCATTTTCTGATTTTCCTATAACTCCGAGGAAAATATGGTTTACCTACATAATAAAACTTAGTTAGCAGcgagtatataaataaggatGATTGTTAACTTACGAAAGACACACGAAGTAAATAGCTACAAAATGATAGTGTTCTATCCCATTTTCACTGTCATATTtgcctttatatatttattgtattattatgtaactaAGAATCATGATTATTGGAAGAAGAGAAATGTGCCCTACCTAAAACCATCAATATTATTCGGAAATTATAAGGAATATATCTTATTCAGAAAATATTTTCCGAAGGTTGCGCAAGATATTTGCCGAAAATTTCCGACTGAGCCCTACGTTGGAGTTTTCTACGGCACGGATCCCGCTCTCATCATCAAAGATCCTAACCTCATCAAACTTGTGATGgcaaaagatttttattactttaactaCAGAGAGATTTCTCAGCACACACACAAGGAGTTAATTACACAGAATATGTTCTTCAACGGAGGTGACACATGGAAAGTGCTACGTCAAAATTTAACGGCGTTGTTTTCATCTGccaaaatgaaaaatatgtttcCTTTGATTGAATCTTGTGCCAGCGTTTTAGAAGACGCGTTAAATAGAGAAATGACCAATCAAAATACAATTGAGATCAAATCACTTTTAGCAAGATACACCATGGACTGTATCGGATCGTGTGCTTTTGGTATAAACACCGGTACATTGGCGGAAAAATCGCCTTCTAACCCATTTACTATTATGGGCGAAAAATTATTTGATGTTTCAAACTACGGAGGATTCCGATTGGTCAGCCGTGCGATGTGGCCCGCCCTCTTTTATAGATTAGGGTTCACATTGTTCGAACATAATATAACGCACTTTTTCAAAAAACTATTAACTGAAGTTTTTGAAAGCCGCCAGTACAAGGAGTCGTCGAGAAATGATTTCGTTGATCTCATCTTAGGTTGGAAGAAAAAGTCATACTTAAGTGGCGACAGCATAACTAACTTCAATACTGGAGCTAAGACGACAATAAGCCTGAATGTAGATGATAATTTACTGATCGCTCAGTGTATACTCTTCTTTGCTGCTGGATTTGAAACAACGTCAACTACTACAAGTTTTTTACTTTACGAACTAGCAAAGAGAAAAGATGCTCAGACTCGAGTGCTTGAGGAAATCGACGACTATTACCAAAGACACGAAGGCAAGATAGAATACGAGTGTATCAATGAGATGCCGTTTGTTCAAGCGTGCATTGACGAAACACTTCGTATTTACCCTGTCCTGGGTGTTCTCACTCGCGAAGTAACGGAAAACTATACTCTTCCCACAGGTCTGCTTTTAGAGAAAGGAACTCGTATCCATATACCTGTATACGATTTGCATCATAACCCAGAATACTTTCCGGATCCTGAAGAATTTCGACCAGAAAGGTTCTTGAGTGAAGAAAAAAAGAATATCAAACAATACACTTATATGCCCTTTGGTGAAGGACCTCGGATATGTATaggtattttttacttattatttttatatttattttctaaattaatgtCTTGGAATATACCCATATATAAAGCATTAGCTTCTAGAATATTCTTCATGTTCAGAATCAAgggatgtatatatttttgacaaaatGTTCTATAAAATCAGATTTAAAGAAGTAGGACAAGTTCTTTATAGTTTGATTACAAACCCCCCAAATTACCCCCATGAAATCCATGATCACTATGAAAATAGACCCCCAAACgaaatactaataaaacattgtttaatgtacaccaaataaatacacaacgttaaaaagtatgtaatatttaaagagTTGTATAAAACGGCAGTATTATTGCTAAAAAGTAATTTCCAGAGTACCTAATTAGTAGAGGAGAACTGTTGttacataaagaaataaaaacgcaggtggtatatataaaatgtcgCTGTCTATAACATGATATTAATGaagatatgtttatatataaatacacgcatttatatttttatattataaataaatatttacagaaatgtAACATTGAGATAGCCATATTAGGGAATATTCCAAATCTTTCTCAATAGTGAAACATTTGCagaaaaatatttgcatatcggttttaatacaacaataattattaaaagaataattctGCCATATTGAGTACATAACGAAAGAGCAATATATGAACCGAAGTAATAAATAGTCTatgaatacttaaatatatttctccGTTCAGAGCACTAATAATCATTAGACAgacaattatgatatatattaatataattatggcgcaccttgggagagacctatgttcagcagtggaaaatgattggctgttgatgatgatgatgatgatgatatgctATATAACTTGTTAgtgtaatcatttatttatttataagcatttatgttcgtttataaatattgaaacacCTTTCAGGATTGCGTTTCGCGAAGATGCCGATAGTTGCGGGTCTTCTTACAATATTGAAGAACTATAGCGTCGAGCTCGCTGAGGGCATGCCTCAAACGATTGATTTTCAACCACGAGCCCTCGTTACTCAGGCGATGCaaagaattaatattaagttaatacctcgtaaattataaatgatgtataaaatacatactgctttatttattatactgacCTCAACACATGCTAAGTATcgttaagatatatattaatttgtttataataattatgacactAAGGTTAATTGGTTTTACAAACGACATCTGTTCTTCCGGCTGGTGTTTGATAATTTTGCAAATATCcgataatataaaaactgacgcgtattcaatttaaatttgtaatcgaTTAGCAAATTTTTGTTTCATGTAATCTAATCTGTAATTTGGGTGTAATCTGATTTTCGTGTGGATTTGGGtgtggtaaaataaatataattaacaagtaACTTTTTGATTTGCGCTTGATTTAGCGTTAAAGGTTTTCAGAAATCTATTGTTAAGATATAGTATAAagctgaaacttttttttttatttattaacttcctGTTGACATATTATCTTATGTTTGTATCTTATGTTGTTATCGTCGTATCTTATGTTGTTTGTTTAAGATAGTTTATCGATGCATTTACACTGCTTACGTATGAAGCTATTAGTATAACTAACGCATGCCCTATACGTAGATACATATCTTTCTGCATATTGTGGAATTCTATAACCGAATTTCTTCCCTTCGAGGTTCGGCCTCACAGGAAGCGCCAAGATTTCTGAAGGCTAAATCTGAGTATCTTAAAGACTCGCCCCCGCCCGATGACGCTATCGAGGTCACTTGGAACAACAGCAACAAGTCCAttcgaaaaaaaacaaatcaattaaaGTCACAATTGCACTACTAATCACTATTATTAACGATCAATAATTATTAGGTTTAATATCGTATTATTCAACATACGTATGTATTTTTGGTCTGAAAACCAATGTATAGTTGATGGAAAACGTGGATCTCAATCGAAGGTTTCagattcaaatccgggcaagcagtAAAAAATTGTTCATGTAATGTtatcatttaattcaataagttCTGGTTTTTTGCAAGAtgaatcgtgggttcaaacccgggcaagtaccagtgagttttcatgtgcttaatttgtgtttataattcatctcttgcttgacggtgaaggaatacatcgtgatgaaacgtgcatgtgtctaatttcactgaaattcagccacatgtgtatttcaccaaccggcattggagcagcgtagtggaatgaACTCCATACCGTTTTctcaaggagaggaggccttagcccagcagtggaactttcacaggctggtactgtttggcgattaaagtaaaatatcttactctaaattataaaaagttgtCATTTTCGGTATTCAAATTCTTTGCACCTTTATCGATCTATCAAACTATGTCTGATGCCCATGCACTTCTCCACCAAcaggataataatattatattgtatattggataatattatattgtagtgaaaaaaaatgtaaatatcggCGACAGAATAAATCTCATTTAACCTTTTGTAAATAACATAACTAGTgcatttaacattattatacgtgtatggttatttatttcgtataaataagagtatgtttgttttgtttgtttgtaattatataaataatgtatgtttgtaggtttattacatatttttattgagtttCTAAGTGTTAAATTGATTGTAATTTTAAGTTGATTGTAAATGCACATTTTGCCCGATCACTGTTCATGccgtttttttcttctttttcaatagaggttgtctggaagagattaCTGTAAGTCAATatgccgcctttgcatactttacgtattactatactatactgtacttttatataatatttgtaaattgtgtgcaataaagacttaattaataaataacatcatCACGATACGATTTTGCCAGCAAGAAGCAAGTCTCGAGCCTCGCCTTGTTAATCCGGATCACGAGACTTTTAAATCTGACAGAAGTCCCGGGATTTCAAGACACGAGACGTCCCAGGACCCAAACCTTAACGGATACACATGTGTCGCATTTTCATCCAACATGCGGATTTTCGTCttgatgttttccttgaccgcCTATGACGAAAtgaattaaacacaaattaagcaaatgatcATTTAACGGTGcatacccgggtttgaacgtaAAATCTTTGATTAAGATTCTGGGGTgctaatcactgggccatctatgCTCTGTATAATTAAGGTGActtcttacttttatttttgttattattgatgtACTAATCatgttattaagaatatttaacattaaaaaattgtgttacGAAAGAAAGCTCATAAATAATGCTTAAATCATTTAGGCCTTAATGTAAGCATTAGTTTGTTCGGATAAACTCGTAACACATTCTGTCGCATACTAGATAGTTACACTAATACATTAGAAATAcattagttaaatactgattaaCTGGCATTGCTATTAAAATGAATAGGAGCTAAAGTAACTATATGTAGGAGAACTGTctcttttatttagtatttagctTATAAGCCTGCAAATCCTGATGTCTTGGATTCAACACCATTTTTTATCTCGCTGGAAGTATCAGGGATGTGTGCGACTCACCAGCACTGTTCCGGAATAccaactaaaaaaccagcgggaTACCGCTGTGGATACACTCCATCTCATTGCGGGGCGTCAtgagatcgcttgcgcataccaCCGTGAGCTCCGACGGTTGGGCCGCTTATGCAGGCCAACATCCTAGAACGGTTCCTGGGATACAGGAAACCCTCATTCCGCGGCGACGCTTTCTGGAGAAAATGCGCATTTTTATAAAGACgatttattaatcatattttaaataattagtaaacaaGTAATTACTGGTTTCCGCCCGTGGTTTCACCTGTGCGTGGTGGGAAAGTGGTATCTATGTCCTCTTTTATACGTGTTTGTCAGGTCCTATTTGAATTACATATGTTGAAATGTAagcttgataataataaaataattgcttcTGTTGTTAAAATCATTCTTTTATACACGTTttgtattatacattaaatgaaTATGTACGGTCTTATGTCACTTATAACTTTTGAAATAGTCAAccaatttttaagaaaaaaaaaatcttaatggtATGATGATAGGGAGAATAACCCAAACTCTTAcacttatgttttatatatgatGAAGATTATCACGgagaaacagacagacaaaataaTAGTGGTTTTGGTTTAAGTATTTTGCAAAGTAGAGAACTGTTAATTTAAAGGAATAGGCAGTTATTTTAAACCTACTGATAGACacttcgattttatttatttgtaaaaatttaatttaatttaaaatctttttagaATGCTGTATACATCAGTCCTACTCACACAATTTAGAATTCCttctgtaatttttatattatattttcatcatcatGATAAACTACATTAAGCGAAACATCTAATCATAAatggtagaaaaaaatattaaaaacgtttataCGTTGAAGGTAACGTAAAGTTTAAAcgtaaatacgtttttatttttatttacctaaaatatatttttaagctacgtacattcatttttaaaaagttttgatgCATATACgtattacatgataaataatgatGACCACTACAATATGATTAACGAACAACAATCTATTGAGTTTCTTTTCGGTTCTTCTCGGCTGAATCTACATTTTGAACCGGTGTTAACATTTTAATCAggtttaaatatacattaatctttttaaatatcgtATGAAAAATGCTTGTaagagattatttaaataaaatgtatttacaattattgatTATGAAAGAATCAAGTctactaaaaattatattgtaatcaaaaaattattattgatttaattaagaaaataaatcatttgaatTATCGATTCCAGGTGAACGATTCGCAAAAATGGTGATGTATGCAGCGATACTGACAATAAAGGAAATATACAATCGAACTGCCGGCGAACATGCctcaaatattaaactaaagcCAGCGGCTATTTCAACTGAGCCTGCTATAGTTATGCATCTAAGATTTATTTCCCGTTCATTTTAAGTACAATAAACAatcattaatcaataaaatacatttatttaccaaaattattttaaatatcctatattttatttaaaactgtcTGTGACCCGCGATTTTAcctgctttaaatttgtttcatggaatattaaatcattgtgttttgtgaatgtttttttttaatatttttatttgctgttttatttttaatatatatattagttatgtcTTGTGGTTTAGAAAGTATAactttggtatttatttttaatgattttattcttGTACTGGTGATGTGCTcacaaataaaagattattttattatattcaaaacaatGAATTCAAAACAATTCTTTATCTTAAATACCTAAGACATTTAAAACGTCAACattaagttgttataacttttgattgAATAATCatgcacctttgggatggctccgctaagtacctacttgaggccttggaccggttgcagcgacgtgccgtacgcattattggcgacgtaaaggtcacaaacactcttgaacctttacaattgcgtcgtgagatagcagcactgagcgctttctatcgactgtatcacggcgagtgctctgaggaattattctctctaattcctgcttcccccttccttcttaagtccacgcgggctggttctcgatgtcaccgcctaactgtgacatcaattccatcgcgaacaaagaaatttggcaactcctttctttgtcgcacttccaaaaaatggaattccttaccagctcacgtattcccctcctcttacaacccgggttccttcaaacgaggcgtgaagaggcatcttgcgggccggcaaggcgaaggcggctagtgcagaacgtttttcccgtctgtactggccgtcgtcgcgtttggactctactaccacttaccatcaggtggagtagagtcatttgccctcccggcgatataaaaaaaaaaaaaaaaatcatatttttttttattaatttgcggTTTTTGGGCAATAGTATAATTATGCACATATAGAAaatacttgaaaatataattattttaccaatacaattcaaaaaacatatttaaaaaccaccatcaataaatcaaattactttttttaccgGAAAAACGAAATGGCTACTAACAATCCTATGATTTGAATTGAAAAGCTTACTGAAAGCTTAGTTTTGCCTCAAAACATACAGAGCTGTGGGAATTTATCGAATTAGACGAAGGTATATTAAATGCACAGATTTAACGGTCAAATCGAAGTTGATATTGACAGTTGACGCAAAAAAATACCTACACACCCGATATGCTAAATCAGCAGTGGATGTATGATTCCAGTTACAACAGGTATTTCAAGATTCTGGTTTACTTAGCAAGGTTAGCACTGTCAATTGTAATACTTAATGATTTTATAGTATTCAATATCATCAAACTATAAATGGGATTTTTTTCGCGCTTTTACGCGAAAACTATTAATGCTATTGCAATGCAACtgacatattataatagtttatactTTCAGCACTGACATAGGCTGTACTATGTTTCATTCTTTAAAGCTAATATGCAGATTTTGTGTGTTAAGTAGATCCTTATAAATCTACTCGTGCGAGCTGATAACAGAatcagattatataataattgaaactaAAAAGGATGATTTGCGTTTTTTGTTATCTTTTAACCGCCTTGTCATCGTCAGTGTGCCCAAacgagttataaaaataatttaaatataacacacacatttaaatatttcatttaccaATGaggatatttttatgtacacaGAAGTGAATATAATTTGACCAAGAGCGCGCCTACAGCTAGCGAAATTTCAGATTTCATCCCTTTCACGCACCTCTCGATGTGCgatcacattatatttattttttctatctaCAGCgacatttgatattatatttaatattttttttatattcgccgggagggcaaatgactctagtcatttgccctcccacctgatggtaagtggtagtagagtccaaacgcgacgacggccagtacagacgggaaaaacgttctgcactagccgccttcgccttgccggcccgcaagatgcctcttcacgcctcgtttgaaggaacccgggttgtaagaggaggggaacacctgagctggtaaggaattccattttttggaagtgcgacaaggaaagagttgccaaatttctttgttcgcgatggaattgatgtcacagttaggccgtgacatcgagaaccagctcgcgtggacttaagaaggaagggggaaacaggaattagagagaataattcctcagagcactcgccgtgatacagtcgatagaaagcgctcagtgctgctatctcacgacgcaattgtaaaggttcaagggtgtttgtgacctttacgtcgccaataatgcgtacggcacgtcgctgcaaccggtccaaggcctcaagtaggtacttagcggagccatacCAATGgcgcgagcaatattccacgcaagaccgtacctgtgttttgtacagcaggcacagttgttgtggcgtgaaaaagcgccgcaccttgttcagaactccgagtttccgtgaagctgtttttataacagcctcgatgtaatcccttggactaaggtcgcagcgaacgtcaatccccagcatggcgattttgctttgcatcaccagcggagtaccacagagggagggaagaggggaaaatgttgactttttcgccgtgagagcgcatacctgtgttttcttggcattaaactcaacaagattatcagagccccatttcgcgatgagctctaacgtcctattgagttcaatgacaagatccttccgcctctcctcaatttccgctcgcccagccactgcgcgtccgtggtatcgaccatgcactgtactatcgtctgcatagcaatgtatgttcccaatggagagcatatcattgatatgcaaaagaaaaagtgttggagatagcacagatccctgggggaccccagcattcactacatagaattgtgaagcgcaaccatcaactaaaacacgaaggctacgcttgtgtaggaagctggcaatccaggtgcatagctgagcaggcagactatatgccggtagcttggagagaagacttctgtgccagaccctgtcgaaagccttggagatatcaaggctgacagccaacgattctccacgcttgtcgatagcttaaccccagaggtgtgttacgtacgctagaagaccacctgtggaccgttttggtcgaaacccgtactgacgatcattaattagacagtgatcttctaggtaatggatcagttggttgtttaaaatccgttccatcaccttacaaagtattgaggtgatagctattggccgataatttgctgGGTCaaaccgatccccttttttgggaaccgcttgcacattagctcttctccaagcctccggtacacatcccgaagagagagaaagttggaacaggcgcgttaacacaggagacagctccactgcgcacttcttcagcaccatggctggtattccatcgggaccgctagctttccgtacatcaagtgattgcagctccgcacgcacatcacgttgcctgattttgatgtcaggcatcgtatggccacatgaaggtattgtaggtggcagcgcactacaatcatcgatcacagagttgtcggcaaagagttaagccaggaggtcggctttctcctgcggactgtgagctagcgatccgtccggatttctgagcggtggcagcgaaggttggcagaaattgttttgcacagacttggtcagacgccagaagctacgggagcccctaggatgcgaaataaggtcatgaccaatctgtacaatgcgctgtgcatccgctctcgtgtatgccttcctacaggacttggaatttttattgtagtttgctttcagtgagtcaatgttagatgccctgctaatgcagccgttgatccacttgcgatatgccacctgcttagatgatacagcatcggtacattcacgagtgaaccaacggttacgcgtacccctattgatgagatctga
This region includes:
- the LOC126775243 gene encoding cytochrome P450 6B7-like, with amino-acid sequence MIVFYPIFTVIFAFIYLLYYYVTKNHDYWKKRNVPYLKPSILFGNYKEYILFRKYFPKVAQDICRKFPTEPYVGVFYGTDPALIIKDPNLIKLVMAKDFYYFNYREISQHTHKELITQNMFFNGGDTWKVLRQNLTALFSSAKMKNMFPLIESCASVLEDALNREMTNQNTIEIKSLLARYTMDCIGSCAFGINTGTLAEKSPSNPFTIMGEKLFDVSNYGGFRLVSRAMWPALFYRLGFTLFEHNITHFFKKLLTEVFESRQYKESSRNDFVDLILGWKKKSYLSGDSITNFNTGAKTTISLNVDDNLLIAQCILFFAAGFETTSTTTSFLLYELAKRKDAQTRVLEEIDDYYQRHEGKIEYECINEMPFVQACIDETLRIYPVLGVLTREVTENYTLPTGLLLEKGTRIHIPVYDLHHNPEYFPDPEEFRPERFLSEEKKNIKQYTYMPFGEGPRICIGLRFAKMPIVAGLLTILKNYSVELAEGMPQTIDFQPRALVTQAMQRINIKLIPRKL